gtaatgaatattttatatttacgcTCATCTCATTTTTATAGCACATTATATATCCATAAGCATAttgcataatatatacatatgaataaaaaaataaataaaacattatggtctcaataataatacaggaataaataaattaatttttatgaatttattataatttatatatttttttcatttcaatttgatataatataaatattttttaccttTTTATGTATGTAATGCGCAAACAAAGCCTTACCAAATATcgcataaaatatgtttgtGGCTTGTCGTAATTCGGAAAAGAAAACTTTTCAAACAAAATTacaatatacttttttatgcattatatatatattattataaaatattgacTACTTCATTTTATCAAATcatgatgatataaattatcaGTAATTAATTTGTAGATGCATTCTTAAGAGATTAAGATAGTATAATAAATCAATAGTCTTTTAAATTCATTAAAATCATAAGTTACAaaccaaataatataatagaaGGTCGAGAAAGCCAAGTAGAAACAAAAACTATGTTGAACAAGTATTCCCCTTTGGgtttcacaaaaaaataaaccatTGTGcgcatttatttattaactacttatatcatttataaagcataacattttaattaaatagaataagtaaataatatatatatgcaaaaataaattcacATTACAGAAAGAATAATTGTAATGATATATTGATGGCTAAATggatataaacatatatgaatatagaATCTCGAAGTGGGCTAAATAAGAACAATTGTGAATACgggatattatatattctgCTAGCATTTTTGTCATAATcattatacttttttttatagcatCCTTTCATTCCATATTTATcagatataaaataaaacatacaaaaataacAGTTTAGCCACTTCTCTTAGCTAACTCATATAACGAAGTATTACTATTACATAATTggttattttatatttaaaatggaTGCTAACACCGCCACCACCCCTGCTCCTGGAGGGCAAGGGCAAAACGCAAATGGAAATGAAAATCAAAGAGTTCCATTTTttcagaaaataatatcaatCATTGTTCAAATGCTAATAATGCACACAATTATGAATTTTATGTCTGGTgggaaaaataaagtagACCCAAAAAATGAGTCtggaaatattaataactTAGTATTACGAAACAGttttgaaaatgatgatatatttgatatatatgtatttttaagtaATAATCATTCATTagattttgaatatatacaaaaaaatagtaaattGATACAAATAAGAGAAAAggaattatattcatataagcaatttagtaaatatgaaaagtttgaatattctttttatcTTGATGATACATGGAAAGgcgaaaaatatttaagtgTCATTGCTATTCCATTGCATTGTTATGATAAGCGTAATGAATCctcattattaaaaagcacaataaaaaaaagttttaaacaaaatattttagttGACAATATACCACTTACTGTTAAAAAAGAACCATATGAGGCtgacaaaaatgaaaaatataatttaatgaaaGATGATtataaagttaaaaaaaaaaagaagaaagaagaattttatcatataaaaaaaagaatagatataaatattgtacACGATTTATCAAAACATAGAGTTAGTGAATTTAATATACctcaattaaaaaattggaaaattaatataaatgccCGCACATATACACCTCCACTTTTTTTGTCGGATTTTTGGTTAATTgaaaatgattattatgtattagataatgaattttttaaggATAAAGAGAAGAGAGTGAATTATATTTCAGTATATGATCCATATATGATacgaaaaaattatcataaaaataataagaaaaatgaCCTATATGTATATCCTGATAtgattgaaaaaaattcagatgaaaataaattaatatcaaTCGATATAAATTATGGAGTTTGTGgttttatgtattatatgtttGTAAAACAAATGGATGCGTCTATATTAatgatggaaaaaaaacaatctTTTTCACTTCaaaatttatcaaatgTAACTGCccataaagaaataaatatgatgaaaaaaattttaatgacaacaaatatttatatgctaatattttcagcggtatttatattattgcatacaatattttcattttttgcttttaaaaatgatatgcAATTTTGGCATCAAAATGAATCAATGGAAGGTTTATCAGCACTTAGTGTTATTACTTCATTTGTTTGCGATATCATATTagcattatatttatatgattcaGAAGATACATCATGGTTATTATTGTTTGAGATGTTCTTAGGAGTTGCATTATCAGCATGGAAAGTAACTAAAGCAGTTAATGTTTCATTTAGTAAACAATatccatatattattatgaaagataaaaaaaattatactgAATCCATgactaaaaaatatgataaaattgcTGTTAAATATGTAGGAATTGTATTAATACCATGCTTTATTGGATATGCAATATattctcttttttataataaatataaatcatgGTATTCTTATATAATATCCGTTTTAGCTGGAACAGTTTATACCTTTGGTTTTATTATGATGACACctcaattatatattaattataaacttAAATCTGTTGAGCATTTACCATGGAAAgcattaatttataaatccttaaatacatttattgATGATATTgctttctttttaattgaTATGCCATGGATGCATAAGTTGTCATGCTTTCGTGACGATATAATATTCTTGTGTTACATATATCAAAGATGTATATATAGAGTGGACAAgaacagaaaaaaaacacttTTAAGTGAAcagaaaaatgaaaatggcAATGATTCTACTCAACCTAATCAAATTCAAAACGGTGATtcagacaaaaaaaatgattaaaTTCGATAGAGCATCAAAACCGATTCAGTTGGAAGAATTGGTTAATTGAATTCCTTGATTGAAGAGTCAAAAAgatgaaattattttttcttttattcgCAAATTTTTAAAGGTGGTGTAATAAATTACGGGATTACAACTATACAATTACAGAAACAATACACAAAAATACGCATTTTTGTTTCAGTGGGATAAATTATAAGTATATGCAAGAACAATATATGCGTGTGCATATATGCGTCATGAGATGCATATcttattattacaaaattCGTCagcttatttattattattatattttcttttttttgttattattatagtaACCATTACTTATACATAtggaattataaaatttattgcaTACCTCATTTCAAGTATTTGTATAACCACAGCTATTTTCCAGAAATCATCAAGGGAAAGATAAAAACGACACTATATCTcatttgataaattttaGAAATTGTTTGTCCTATTATGCTAACAAGattaatcatatatttattatatactgCGCCTTATAACATTAGCTCTGAAATTTGCTTATATTTCCTTCATAGTATTATGCTTATCTTCACTAGTTCAATATTCTTATCGTTACTACTATTATGGggaaattaatttttttaagcacAGTCATATGTGTCataatttcatatattaaagaattttacaattttttattagttCATTATCCAACTTTTATGTTTATagttattttcattttttttaattatatttataattttatataattatgttaaattatatgcTACATGTATTTTAATGTGTTACTACTGTCATACTTGCTGCTATTATTTGActattgcattttttttatgtaccAAAAActattaaagaaaaaaaacacaatttatattattcgtaaatacttatatatatcactaaaacatttctaaaaaatataaatatcaatAAAACTGGAAAATGAGCAACCGTGATATTTCACCAAATAAGAACAGACATTGTTGTAAACTTGTGGAAAAAACATACTACATTttcctttatatataaatttccTGCTACCTATGTACTAACTATAtattgtacatatataatgattaATGAAAAACTAATTTGCTGATCAACCTGTTTATGCCTTAACAGTGTACCACATAATAATTTCGTATCTGATTTTATAccaacaattttaatactatatatgtggaattaaaagaatattgcaagattatgaaaaaaatacaattaaattttacaCATAGAAAGACAATATCTATGTATgaacatattaatatataataaataatcaaactatatttatatatatgcataaataagtaaaaatatatatgtgtaagCAAAGCCGATTAGAACAAttgaaaaaagaatatacaCCCATAACACCAAAGTTGCTCATTTGACTTATTAACACCTTGAAATaatcaatttaaaaatataaataatagaaaataaaaataaataccaaaaattatatttttaataataattttaatatataaactatATTAATTGTTCCCCCATACGAGTAACAGTGTATCAGCAGTGATAGCCTGAGGGTGCACTTTTTGTGACTAAATGTATAtgatgcattttttatatataaatattttttttgtaatactattaaaaattattacataattaatttttattatatattttttgtggcATAAATCAATTGTTGTTTTCAACTGTGTAGcattatgtgtatatatgcgCGTCGCATTTTGAATTTACTCTGTtgtattgtatatttttacgcattaaatttgtaaatatatattttatatagaatagatttttattttatttcattattttattttatattaatttttaatatagttTTGTCCTAATTAGcagtattattttttcatttatgtgcaatataattaatatgcGTCTTGTTTTCGTAAATGATCACACATGAAGTATATGtcgtatataaaaaatgtaacacATACTCCTGTTAAGTAGCTAAAAACTAAATTTaagtaaattaaattaatagtaatataatACCCATAAAgtaaatatacacatatacgaaaatataaaatatatgctcaTATTACTTTTGTCATATTCCTTCAACATTTTTCCATATGccgaataaaaaaaaatggataactcttatattatacaaaaaacaataaattatgatgaAATATGGAAGGAAGAAATTAATGAAGATAAAGGCAATAACAATCCTGATGAGGAAGAGACTTATATTCCTCATCATAACATTTTAGAttatacattattatataaaaaatataaagaaaaaaacaatattaaatattataataaattaccAGTAAATGCTTATAGATATCCACTAAAATATAAGGATGGATGTTTTGATGCTTTAAAACgagaattaataaatgatcaaattgataaagatgaatataattattcaaatgatgattttacaaaacataaagaaagaaaatttatgaataattatgaagGAAATTTGAGAATTTCGCTCCAACAAAATCCATTCGATGAAACAGCTACCAGTGATAATACTCAAGATGATAATGTAAACGAATTAGacagaaataaaaaaaagtcaTTACGAGAAAAGATATACGATGGAGAAGTCATCTTTTATGATGATTATATAGAGCAATTAGCCGCCAAAGATTATGAACGTTTTTTTAAGAAACCCTATGAAGTTAAAAAGATCGATGAAGGAggtaaatattatttttatggaaaaaaattgattatggataaaaatgaagatatCTATAGaaagtataataattataatgatgaatattttattaaaaaattacaattgtatgaaacaaaaaagaaaaaagacaataaaaatttggaaTATAagataaaagaaaaacagAAACAAAATCAAGAGAAAATATTAGAATTGGAATGCCAAAAATTAGATTATACAGATCGAAAGTTTATAcaagaaataaaagatgagaataaatcaaaaaatttaaatatatataaattttataaaaataataaaagtatatttgaaaaaaaaattccagatgtaataaaaaaagaattattatatgggCACATTCCAGATATTATTTTACCAGCTAATGTCAGAAAAACGAAACATCCCCAAAATTGTACGGTTCCTTTAAGTagtttatatgcatatgcacAATACATTGATGATATGTTTAAGTGcccatatatttataccgCTATAGATGCtgaattaacaaaatattggAAAACTGATGACaatgaaattataaataatattaaatcagaaaaaataaaaaaatcttATAAGCAAGATATATATGCTGTAAGCAAAGAGcaattagaaaaatatagtaaGCTTAACAAGCCATATGATAATAACAAACATACAAATATTCAAGATATAATCTCAAGTTTTAATtcaaaattacaaaaaaaagaacgGAAAACTGAAACAGTTTGCAATGGAAGATATGTTATATAAGTAAAACCCACTATGTGCACATACAAAAACATATACAATCCTATGTTTATTAATTCGCAAAAATAGGATATATgaataagtaaaaaaatttataaatcaaaaaaatataattgtatgatgggtattttattaaaaatcaattcattttgttattGTGTATTacacatatgcatatataattttgaaatgttcatgtatcatttttatattgttttgGTTTGATAATACTTTTTGCTTTCATGatcattataaaaaaatatattgtgaTGAAAACACGTTTATGCTAATTATTCCGTTTCGATAGCTGCTTTTATCTTTAATATTAGCTGCACATACAAGTTATCCATAAACCACAATGTGCTAATAAGTAGTACATACTATTACTAGTAGAAATATCTTCTATAAAgtattttaaaactttatatatagtaaatgaaaatataaatgtagcCATTATCTTTTTGACCACTGTTTCATTGCCCTTGACTTTTTTCGTCCTGGCATTTTTGGGAATTTTTGTCGCATGtcttcatataaaatatcatgCTGGTTTAATTCATCATGGATAAGGGGGCACGCATTTAGTAATGCTCTTCCAATTGCTAACCTAGCAGCTTTGGATTGACCACTAATACCCCCtccttttaattttataaatacatcATAAACACATGCTGTGtttgttaaataaaatggttCTAATACATCCATTctgttataaaaatatggccatcgaatatataaatcttcttcattatttatttttataataccACTACctctttttaaataaacataGGCACATGACCTTTTGTTTGTTCCTATACCTTCTGATTCTTCTAACCATTCAAgattattatgaataaaagtctttatcctttttttgttaaaattttcaagaaaaaaattatctataacattattattcattttttttgcttcgtcattgtatttataatttaaacttTCTTCGGTTTCCTCTTcgatttctttttttttatctgaTTCTAGTTCTAACTCcttgatttttttatcaatttcaTCAATCTCATCGGCATCTTTATCTTTTCTcacattttcaaaaaagtTATCAATAACAAACGGACTTTTGTCATTAGAAAATGGTGGAGATctcattattattctttGCACTTCGGTAGTTGTTTTAATACCCATTTCTTTAGATAAATACAATGCTTCGtctaatgataatatataatcattctttctttttttatttaattcattttggGAGGAAGAAGTATTTACCCACCTATGCAAATTGCACATATATTTCCCCTTATCCGATTTTAATAGTATTTTCCCAATTTTTCCTACATACAACATGCTCATTGTggttgtatatatatttatgtgcgtagtatatacttttaataatatatttgtgaCAAAGGGGGACACTAATATTACacttaatgaaaaaaaacagagaGCTCTAAACTTTCACATTCTGTTGAGATAGCATATTATTTCCCTTTGTACAGaataacataatatattataaataccAATACTCAAATACTTTTACcgttatttattatttatttacatttttctcattttagaacattatatatataattaatatgatttatttttaatgagAACATATTTCGTTTAATAgatttttcaataatatagcatcatttatatatactaaattgttacaaaatatattgctatataatttttttaatattgcatttttttataaaaaatacgtggatgtgtaaaataaaaaatgtatattcaaattttacaaaaaattatatattttttatttttataaaatacattattatttatattgaaaaaaatgcataaaaagtataagaataatttaattcatattaaattgtatatataaattaaaatttataatacaaaaatagaaaaatagtaaaaagggaatatatttcatatagGTACACTTTTGGTAGGGAGACAATTACATAGTGAATATTTTAAGTAATTAATTTCACCCCTTCTCGGCCTCTTGGCTAAGATCAATTTGTAGTACCTGTTCTTATCAGCGTGATAGCTGATATGGTCTCAATTGAGACCTTATCAATTTtcacataaatttttaataggGGAAAGGATCATTTGAAGCTTGCTTCTTATAGCCTTTCGCGCGTTGCCTTACCCTAGCACTAATAGGTTTGTACAGTGCACCCTTAACAATTCTTAAAAATCAacattttgcatatttctgtgataaaaaaaaaaatacagctataaaaaaaagctagataaaaatattaataaattttagctgtatttttttttttgcttttaataaaaggcttattcaaaataacaattataAAGTTTTATagcacatattttttttattgttttactttttcttttccataaagatataaagaaaatattatttaaggatataaaatgtatttatttattttaataaaaaatagtcaCATATCTTTTTCCCtctttacataaaaatacaagTCATGAAAAATCAGCAATATGCTATGCCTCAATATGCATTATAAAAACAGTTGCTAAACTTTGCAACTACATTTAACtactttaatttataaagtataaattaatattataattattaaaggATAATTTATTCTCCAAATAATTAAACATGTTTATGAAAACATATTATCCTTTTAAAAGGCAAAGTAtcaatgtttatatttaaagttaattatataattttataaaacaaattatgtACAAATATAGTCATtacacatataaaataaaaaagacgATAAATGCATTTAATGCATGTTATACATtagaaaaatttttataaacaatttattaaagcaaagaatagaaaaaataaatgaataatattgtACTATATCATtgtgaagaaaaaatattgtgagtttttaattattttttttttgaaatatatatatacatatattttcgaaaacaaaaaaagaaaactaAAGAAAATgtcaaataattaaataaatatatatgcaatatatACTCATATGTGAGATCAATGTGCCTCACAAAGACCTTACAATGTATTCTCTCCTCTTTTTTCGATGGCATCATCTATTCCGATAAATTACCATGTGATTCATATAATGCCTCCATATTGTTGAAATTTACGTTTGTATCTTTATGCTTTACAATTGGACGTTTTATAAGTGGACGTTTTGTCAATTCATTACGTGCttcatattttgatttaatagaactttttttttttaacacaTACATATTATCTTCATTTTGGACAATAGTAAATCTTTGAGTATCTCGGtgattgtttatatttccatCCAATGAACAggattttttaataccACCAGGGCCCACgtcattaaaattatattttatatcatatgCCCTATCTGCCATTTTTTGATTCATATATTGTTCGTAATCGCGATGTTTATTTTGATGatgtttgaaaaaaaatacaatcgATACTATAACGATTAATATAATTCCTAGAAAGAATAATATCAAtgatgaaattaaaaaagtgtTGTCATGctcatataaattatataaagcaTTTTCACATATGTATGATAATATGTCATCATCAATTGACTCATTAGCATCaatgtgtattttttttccaattcTTGGTGATGCACTAaaatcttttaaatttggatttgttaatattttaataggGATCACAATTTCTCCATATTCTTTTGAATTAGTATCTACAGGTTTAATTCCTATAATTATATCTGTCTCATACATGCCATCTTTATATGCCGAAAATACCACAGGAAtacttttttgtttatctttatttaaataaaacttaGCAAAATGACAATCCATTTGCATCCATAAGCCTCCCAATAATGTAGTTAATACTGCTGCTTCTGCATTTACTAAACTATTATgcattgtttttttttccctcGTCACTATTTTTATGGATGTTcttgttattatttctaaaaCTTCTTCAGCTTCAGGTATAAATCCTTGGTTATGACATACAGAATATATCAATGCAGCCACTCCAGATACATGAGGAGCTGCCATAGATGTACCTGTATTCGTTTTGTATGTGTTCATCGGCGTAGtggaatatatatgatgtCCTGGTGCAAGGATGTGCACACTTTTAGCTCCATAATTCGAAAATGGTGAAATTTGTAAGAATTTATTGATAGCACCAacactataaaaaatagaaagaaaaaaaaaaatataaaagatgtATTgcaaatatgaacaaattgACACAAATACATTACTTTATCtcgaataaataaatatattcatgaAAAAACCAATTATTGCATTCTTAGACATACCTATAAACGTTTTGAAGTTTGTAACTAGCAGGGTATATAGGATAAAGATcgttgtttttattttcatttcctGCTGCAGCTACCACAACTGTTCCTTTCCCtttaaaagtatattttaATCTTTGAATAGCTAAATACATATTAGTATCATAATTTCTAGAACCCCAACTAGCATTAATAATTGGCGATTTGTTTAATATACAAACATTTATAGCTTTAATTACATGGAAACTACCTCCATAGTTATCTCCATCAATAAAACGTAAAGatatcaattttatattaggAGCAACACCAACCATACCTAAAGAATTTGCCGAAGCACCTGCTATTCCAGAAACATGTGTACCATGCCCCGATGTATCCGATGGATTTTGAACcataaaatcaaaaaattcatctgtcatttcatatttatctGAATATTTTGGTATATACACATTACTTGCCAAATCTATATGATTTTTGTCAATCCCAGAATCGATAACGCATatctttacatttttatttccatacCCAGATAAAAGCCAAGCATTAAATACTCttataaaagataaattcCAAGTCGAATACTCTTTCAAC
This sequence is a window from Plasmodium chabaudi chabaudi strain AS genome assembly, chromosome: 7. Protein-coding genes within it:
- a CDS encoding mitochondrial ribosomal protein S9 precursor, putative: MSMLYVGKIGKILLKSDKGKYMCNLHRWVNTSSSQNELNKKRKNDYILSLDEALYLSKEMGIKTTTEVQRIIMRSPPFSNDKSPFVIDNFFENVRKDKDADEIDEIDKKIKELELESDKKKEIEEETEESLNYKYNDEAKKMNNNVIDNFFLENFNKKRIKTFIHNNLEWLEESEGIGTNKRSCAYVYLKRGSGIIKINNEEDLYIRWPYFYNRMDVLEPFYLTNTACVYDVFIKLKGGGISGQSKAARLAIGRALLNACPLIHDELNQHDILYEDMRQKFPKMPGRKKSRAMKQWSKR
- a CDS encoding apical exonemal protein, putative, whose protein sequence is MDNSYIIQKTINYDEIWKEEINEDKGNNNPDEEETYIPHHNILDYTLLYKKYKEKNNIKYYNKLPVNAYRYPLKYKDGCFDALKRELINDQIDKDEYNYSNDDFTKHKERKFMNNYEGNLRISLQQNPFDETATSDNTQDDNVNELDRNKKKSLREKIYDGEVIFYDDYIEQLAAKDYERFFKKPYEVKKIDEGGKYYFYGKKLIMDKNEDIYRKYNNYNDEYFIKKLQLYETKKKKDNKNLEYKIKEKQKQNQEKILELECQKLDYTDRKFIQEIKDENKSKNLNIYKFYKNNKSIFEKKIPDVIKKELLYGHIPDIILPANVRKTKHPQNCTVPLSSLYAYAQYIDDMFKCPYIYTAIDAELTKYWKTDDNEIINNIKSEKIKKSYKQDIYAVSKEQLEKYSKLNKPYDNNKHTNIQDIISSFNSKLQKKERKTETVCNGRYVI
- a CDS encoding CLPTM1 domain-containing protein, putative gives rise to the protein MDANTATTPAPGGQGQNANGNENQRVPFFQKIISIIVQMLIMHTIMNFMSGGKNKVDPKNESGNINNLVLRNSFENDDIFDIYVFLSNNHSLDFEYIQKNSKLIQIREKELYSYKQFSKYEKFEYSFYLDDTWKGEKYLSVIAIPLHCYDKRNESSLLKSTIKKSFKQNILVDNIPLTVKKEPYEADKNEKYNLMKDDYKVKKKKKKEEFYHIKKRIDINIVHDLSKHRVSEFNIPQLKNWKININARTYTPPLFLSDFWLIENDYYVLDNEFFKDKEKRVNYISVYDPYMIRKNYHKNNKKNDLYVYPDMIEKNSDENKLISIDINYGVCGFMYYMFVKQMDASILMMEKKQSFSLQNLSNVTAHKEINMMKKILMTTNIYMLIFSAVFILLHTIFSFFAFKNDMQFWHQNESMEGLSALSVITSFVCDIILALYLYDSEDTSWLLLFEMFLGVALSAWKVTKAVNVSFSKQYPYIIMKDKKNYTESMTKKYDKIAVKYVGIVLIPCFIGYAIYSLFYNKYKSWYSYIISVLAGTVYTFGFIMMTPQLYINYKLKSVEHLPWKALIYKSLNTFIDDIAFFLIDMPWMHKLSCFRDDIIFLCYIYQRCIYRVDKNRKKTLLSEQKNENGNDSTQPNQIQNGDSDKKND